Proteins encoded by one window of Arabidopsis thaliana chromosome 2, partial sequence:
- the P5CS1 gene encoding delta1-pyrroline-5-carboxylate synthase 1 (delta1-pyrroline-5-carboxylate synthase 1 (P5CS1); CONTAINS InterPro DOMAIN/s: Glutamate 5-kinase (InterPro:IPR001057), Glutamate 5-kinase, conserved site (InterPro:IPR019797), Aspartate/glutamate/uridylate kinase (InterPro:IPR001048), Gamma-glutamyl phosphate reductase GPR, conserved site (InterPro:IPR020593), Aldehyde dehydrogenase, C-terminal (InterPro:IPR016163), Gamma-glutamyl phosphate reductase GPR (InterPro:IPR000965), Aldehyde/histidinol dehydrogenase (InterPro:IPR016161), Delta l-pyrroline-5-carboxylate synthetase (InterPro:IPR005766), Aldehyde dehydrogenase (InterPro:IPR015590), Glutamate 5-kinase, ProB-related (InterPro:IPR005715); BEST Arabidopsis thaliana protein match is: delta 1-pyrroline-5-carboxylate synthase 2 (TAIR:AT3G55610.1).) yields the protein MEELDRSRAFARDVKRIVVKVGTAVVTGKGGRLALGRLGALCEQLAELNSDGFEVILVSSGAVGLGRQRLRYRQLVNSSFADLQKPQTELDGKACAGVGQSSLMAYYETMFDQLDVTAAQLLVNDSSFRDKDFRKQLNETVKSMLDLRVIPIFNENDAISTRRAPYQDSSGIFWDNDSLAALLALELKADLLILLSDVEGLYTGPPSDPNSKLIHTFVKEKHQDEITFGDKSRLGRGGMTAKVKAAVNAAYAGIPVIITSGYSAENIDKVLRGLRVGTLFHQDARLWAPITDSNARDMAVAARESSRKLQALSSEDRKKILLDIADALEANVTTIKAENELDVASAQEAGLEESMVARLVMTPGKISSLAASVRKLADMEDPIGRVLKKTEVADGLVLEKTSSPLGVLLIVFESRPDALVQIASLAIRSGNGLLLKGGKEARRSNAILHKVITDAIPETVGGKLIGLVTSREEIPDLLKLDDVIDLVIPRGSNKLVTQIKNTTKIPVLDGICHVYVDKACDTDMAKRIVSDAKLDYPAACNAMETLLVHKDLEQNAVLNELIFALQSNGVTLYGGPRASKILNIPEARSFNHEYCAKACTVEVVEDVYGAIDHIHRHGSAHTDCIVTEDHEVAELFLRQVDSAAVFHNASTRFSDGFRFGLGAEVGVSTGRIHARGPVGVEGLLTTRWIMRGKGQVVDGDNGIVYTHQDIPIQA from the exons ATGGAGGAGCTAGATCGTTCACGTGCTTTTGCCAGAGACGTCAAACGTATCGTCGTTAAG gttgggACAGCAGTTGTTACTGGAAAAGGTGGAAGATTGGCTCTTGGTCGTTTAGGAGCACTGTGTGAACAG CTTGCGGAATTAAACTCGGATGGATTTGAGGTGATATTGGTGTCATCTGGTGCGGTTGGTCTTGGCAGGCAAAGGCTTCGTTATCGACAATTAGTCAATAGCAG CTTTGCGGATCTTCAGAAGCCTCAGACTGAACTTGATGGGAAGGCTTGTGCTGGTGTTGGACAAAGCAGTCTTATGGCTTACTATGAGACTATGTTTGACCAG CTTGATGTGACGGCAGCTCAACTTCTGGTGAATGACAGTAGTTTTAGAGACAAGGATTTCAGGAAGCAACTTAATGAAACTGTCAAGTCTATGCTTGATTTGAGGGTTATTCCAATTTTCAATGAGAATGATGCTATTAGCACCCGAAGAGCCCCATATCAG GATTCTTCTGGTATTTTCTGGGATAACGATAGCTTAGCTGCTCTACTGGCGTTGGAACTGAAAGCTGATCTTCTGATTCTTCTGAGCGATGTTGAAGGTCTTTACACAGGCCCTCCAAGTGATCCTAACTCAAAGTTGATCCACacttttgttaaagaaaaacatcaagaTGAGATTACATTCGGCGACAAATCAAGATTAGGGAGAGGGGGTATGACTGCAAAAGTCAAAGCTGCAGTCAATGCAGCTTATGCTGGGATTCCTGTCATCATAACCAG TGGGTATTCAGCTGAGAACATAGATAAAGTCCTCAGAGGACTACGTGTTGGAACCTTGTTTCATCAAGATGCTCGTTTATGGGCTCCGATCACAGATTCTAATGCTCGTGACATGGCAGTTGCTGCGAGGGAAAGTTCCAGAAAGCTTCAG GCCTTATCTTCGGAAGACAGGAAAAAAATTCTGCTTGATATTGCCGATGCCCTTGAAGCAAATGTTACTACAATCAAAGCTGAGAATGAGTTAGATGTAGCTTCTGCACAAGAGGCTGGGTTGGAAGAGTCAATGGTGGCTCGCTTAGTTATGACACCTGGAAAG ATCTCGAGCCTTGCAGCTTCAGTTCGTAAGCTAGCTGATATGGAAGATCCAATCGGCcgtgttttaaagaaaacagag GTGGCAGATGGTCTTGTCTTAGAGAAGACCTCATCACCATTAGGCGTACTTCTGATTGTTTTTGAATCCCGACCTGATGCACTTGTACAG ATAGCTTCACTTGCCATCCGTAGTGGAAATGGTCTTCTGCTGAAGGGTGGAAAGGAGGCCCGGCGATCAAATGCTATCTTACACAAG GTGATCACTGATGCAATTCCAGAGACTGTTGGGGGTAAACTCATTGGACTTGTGACTTCAAGAGAAGAGATTCCTGATTTGCTTAAG CTTGATGACGTTATCGATCTTGTGATCCCAAGAGGAAGCAACAAGCTTGTTACTCAGATAAAAAATACTACAAAAATCCCTGTGCTAG ATGGAATCTGTCATGTATATGTCGACAAGGCTTGTGATACGGATATGGCAAAGCGCATAGTTTCTGATGCAAAGTTGGACTATCCAGCAGCCTGTAATGCGATG GAAACCCTTCTTGTGCATAAGGATCTAGAGCAGAATGCTGTGCTTAATGAGCTTATTTTTGCTCTGCAGAGCAATG GAGTCACTTTGTATGGTGGACCAAGGGCAAGTAAGATACTGAACATACCAGAAGCACGGTCATTCAACCATGAGTACTGTGCCAAGGCTTGCACTGTTGAAGTTGTAGAAGACGTTTATGGTGCTATAGATCACATTCACCGACATGGGAG TGCACACACAGACTGCATTGTGACAGAGGATCACGAAGTTGCAGAGCTATTCCTTCGCCAAGTGGATAG CGCTGCTGTGTTCCACAACGCCAGCACAAGATTCTCAGATGGTTTCCGATTTGGACTTGGTGCAGAG GTGGGGGTAAGCACGGGCAGGATCCATGCTCGTGGTCCAGTCGGGGTCGAAGGATTACTTACAACGAGATG GATAATGAGAGGAAAAGGACAAGTTGTCGACGGAGACAATGGAATTGTTTACACCCATCAGGACATTCCCATCCAAGCTTAA
- the P5CS1 gene encoding delta1-pyrroline-5-carboxylate synthase 1 (delta1-pyrroline-5-carboxylate synthase 1 (P5CS1); FUNCTIONS IN: delta1-pyrroline-5-carboxylate synthetase activity; INVOLVED IN: in 9 processes; LOCATED IN: chloroplast, membrane, cytoplasm; EXPRESSED IN: 6 plant structures; EXPRESSED DURING: C globular stage, D bilateral stage, E expanded cotyledon stage; CONTAINS InterPro DOMAIN/s: Glutamate 5-kinase (InterPro:IPR001057), Aspartate/glutamate/uridylate kinase (InterPro:IPR001048), Glutamate 5-kinase, conserved site (InterPro:IPR019797), Aldehyde dehydrogenase, N-terminal (InterPro:IPR016162), Gamma-glutamyl phosphate reductase GPR, conserved site (InterPro:IPR020593), Aldehyde dehydrogenase, C-terminal (InterPro:IPR016163), Aldehyde/histidinol dehydrogenase (InterPro:IPR016161), Delta l-pyrroline-5-carboxylate synthetase (InterPro:IPR005766), Gamma-glutamyl phosphate reductase GPR (InterPro:IPR000965), Aldehyde dehydrogenase (InterPro:IPR015590), Glutamate 5-kinase, ProB-related (InterPro:IPR005715); BEST Arabidopsis thaliana protein match is: delta 1-pyrroline-5-carboxylate synthase 2 (TAIR:AT3G55610.1); Has 14932 Blast hits to 14924 proteins in 2380 species: Archae - 163; Bacteria - 9254; Metazoa - 175; Fungi - 266; Plants - 182; Viruses - 0; Other Eukaryotes - 4892 (source: NCBI BLink).): MEELDRSRAFARDVKRIVVKVGTAVVTGKGGRLALGRLGALCEQLAELNSDGFEVILVSSGAVGLGRQRLRYRQLVNSSFADLQKPQTELDGKACAGVGQSSLMAYYETMFDQLDVTAAQLLVNDSSFRDKDFRKQLNETVKSMLDLRVIPIFNENDAISTRRAPYQDSSGIFWDNDSLAALLALELKADLLILLSDVEGLYTGPPSDPNSKLIHTFVKEKHQDEITFGDKSRLGRGGMTAKVKAAVNAAYAGIPVIITSGYSAENIDKVLRGLRVGTLFHQDARLWAPITDSNARDMAVAARESSRKLQALSSEDRKKILLDIADALEANVTTIKAENELDVASAQEAGLEESMVARLVMTPGKISSLAASVRKLADMEDPIGRVLKKTEVADGLVLEKTSSPLGVLLIVFESRPDALVQIASLAIRSGNGLLLKGGKEARRSNAILHKVITDAIPETVGGKLIGLVTSREEIPDLLKLDDVIDLVIPRGSNKLVTQIKNTTKIPVLGHADGICHVYVDKACDTDMAKRIVSDAKLDYPAACNAMETLLVHKDLEQNAVLNELIFALQSNGVTLYGGPRASKILNIPEARSFNHEYCAKACTVEVVEDVYGAIDHIHRHGSAHTDCIVTEDHEVAELFLRQVDSAAVFHNASTRFSDGFRFGLGAEVGVSTGRIHARGPVGVEGLLTTRWIMRGKGQVVDGDNGIVYTHQDIPIQA; the protein is encoded by the exons ATGGAGGAGCTAGATCGTTCACGTGCTTTTGCCAGAGACGTCAAACGTATCGTCGTTAAG gttgggACAGCAGTTGTTACTGGAAAAGGTGGAAGATTGGCTCTTGGTCGTTTAGGAGCACTGTGTGAACAG CTTGCGGAATTAAACTCGGATGGATTTGAGGTGATATTGGTGTCATCTGGTGCGGTTGGTCTTGGCAGGCAAAGGCTTCGTTATCGACAATTAGTCAATAGCAG CTTTGCGGATCTTCAGAAGCCTCAGACTGAACTTGATGGGAAGGCTTGTGCTGGTGTTGGACAAAGCAGTCTTATGGCTTACTATGAGACTATGTTTGACCAG CTTGATGTGACGGCAGCTCAACTTCTGGTGAATGACAGTAGTTTTAGAGACAAGGATTTCAGGAAGCAACTTAATGAAACTGTCAAGTCTATGCTTGATTTGAGGGTTATTCCAATTTTCAATGAGAATGATGCTATTAGCACCCGAAGAGCCCCATATCAG GATTCTTCTGGTATTTTCTGGGATAACGATAGCTTAGCTGCTCTACTGGCGTTGGAACTGAAAGCTGATCTTCTGATTCTTCTGAGCGATGTTGAAGGTCTTTACACAGGCCCTCCAAGTGATCCTAACTCAAAGTTGATCCACacttttgttaaagaaaaacatcaagaTGAGATTACATTCGGCGACAAATCAAGATTAGGGAGAGGGGGTATGACTGCAAAAGTCAAAGCTGCAGTCAATGCAGCTTATGCTGGGATTCCTGTCATCATAACCAG TGGGTATTCAGCTGAGAACATAGATAAAGTCCTCAGAGGACTACGTGTTGGAACCTTGTTTCATCAAGATGCTCGTTTATGGGCTCCGATCACAGATTCTAATGCTCGTGACATGGCAGTTGCTGCGAGGGAAAGTTCCAGAAAGCTTCAG GCCTTATCTTCGGAAGACAGGAAAAAAATTCTGCTTGATATTGCCGATGCCCTTGAAGCAAATGTTACTACAATCAAAGCTGAGAATGAGTTAGATGTAGCTTCTGCACAAGAGGCTGGGTTGGAAGAGTCAATGGTGGCTCGCTTAGTTATGACACCTGGAAAG ATCTCGAGCCTTGCAGCTTCAGTTCGTAAGCTAGCTGATATGGAAGATCCAATCGGCcgtgttttaaagaaaacagag GTGGCAGATGGTCTTGTCTTAGAGAAGACCTCATCACCATTAGGCGTACTTCTGATTGTTTTTGAATCCCGACCTGATGCACTTGTACAG ATAGCTTCACTTGCCATCCGTAGTGGAAATGGTCTTCTGCTGAAGGGTGGAAAGGAGGCCCGGCGATCAAATGCTATCTTACACAAG GTGATCACTGATGCAATTCCAGAGACTGTTGGGGGTAAACTCATTGGACTTGTGACTTCAAGAGAAGAGATTCCTGATTTGCTTAAG CTTGATGACGTTATCGATCTTGTGATCCCAAGAGGAAGCAACAAGCTTGTTACTCAGATAAAAAATACTACAAAAATCCCTGTGCTAGGTCATGCTG ATGGAATCTGTCATGTATATGTCGACAAGGCTTGTGATACGGATATGGCAAAGCGCATAGTTTCTGATGCAAAGTTGGACTATCCAGCAGCCTGTAATGCGATG GAAACCCTTCTTGTGCATAAGGATCTAGAGCAGAATGCTGTGCTTAATGAGCTTATTTTTGCTCTGCAGAGCAATG GAGTCACTTTGTATGGTGGACCAAGGGCAAGTAAGATACTGAACATACCAGAAGCACGGTCATTCAACCATGAGTACTGTGCCAAGGCTTGCACTGTTGAAGTTGTAGAAGACGTTTATGGTGCTATAGATCACATTCACCGACATGGGAG TGCACACACAGACTGCATTGTGACAGAGGATCACGAAGTTGCAGAGCTATTCCTTCGCCAAGTGGATAG CGCTGCTGTGTTCCACAACGCCAGCACAAGATTCTCAGATGGTTTCCGATTTGGACTTGGTGCAGAG GTGGGGGTAAGCACGGGCAGGATCCATGCTCGTGGTCCAGTCGGGGTCGAAGGATTACTTACAACGAGATG GATAATGAGAGGAAAAGGACAAGTTGTCGACGGAGACAATGGAATTGTTTACACCCATCAGGACATTCCCATCCAAGCTTAA
- the P5CS1 gene encoding delta1-pyrroline-5-carboxylate synthase 1 (delta1-pyrroline-5-carboxylate synthase 1 (P5CS1); FUNCTIONS IN: delta1-pyrroline-5-carboxylate synthetase activity; INVOLVED IN: in 9 processes; LOCATED IN: chloroplast, membrane, cytoplasm; EXPRESSED IN: 6 plant structures; EXPRESSED DURING: C globular stage, D bilateral stage, E expanded cotyledon stage; CONTAINS InterPro DOMAIN/s: Glutamate 5-kinase (InterPro:IPR001057), Glutamate 5-kinase, conserved site (InterPro:IPR019797), Aspartate/glutamate/uridylate kinase (InterPro:IPR001048), Aldehyde dehydrogenase, N-terminal (InterPro:IPR016162), Gamma-glutamyl phosphate reductase GPR, conserved site (InterPro:IPR020593), Aldehyde dehydrogenase, C-terminal (InterPro:IPR016163), Delta l-pyrroline-5-carboxylate synthetase (InterPro:IPR005766), Gamma-glutamyl phosphate reductase GPR (InterPro:IPR000965), Aldehyde/histidinol dehydrogenase (InterPro:IPR016161), Aldehyde dehydrogenase (InterPro:IPR015590); BEST Arabidopsis thaliana protein match is: delta 1-pyrroline-5-carboxylate synthase 2 (TAIR:AT3G55610.1); Has 35333 Blast hits to 34131 proteins in 2444 species: Archae - 798; Bacteria - 22429; Metazoa - 974; Fungi - 991; Plants - 531; Viruses - 0; Other Eukaryotes - 9610 (source: NCBI BLink).) encodes MAYYETMFDQLDVTAAQLLVNDSSFRDKDFRKQLNETVKSMLDLRVIPIFNENDAISTRRAPYQDSSGIFWDNDSLAALLALELKADLLILLSDVEGLYTGPPSDPNSKLIHTFVKEKHQDEITFGDKSRLGRGGMTAKVKAAVNAAYAGIPVIITSGYSAENIDKVLRGLRVGTLFHQDARLWAPITDSNARDMAVAARESSRKLQALSSEDRKKILLDIADALEANVTTIKAENELDVASAQEAGLEESMVARLVMTPGKISSLAASVRKLADMEDPIGRVLKKTEVADGLVLEKTSSPLGVLLIVFESRPDALVQIASLAIRSGNGLLLKGGKEARRSNAILHKVITDAIPETVGGKLIGLVTSREEIPDLLKLDDVIDLVIPRGSNKLVTQIKNTTKIPVLGHADGICHVYVDKACDTDMAKRIVSDAKLDYPAACNAMETLLVHKDLEQNAVLNELIFALQSNGVTLYGGPRASKILNIPEARSFNHEYCAKACTVEVVEDVYGAIDHIHRHGSAHTDCIVTEDHEVAELFLRQVDSAAVFHNASTRFSDGFRFGLGAEVGVSTGRIHARGPVGVEGLLTTRWIMRGKGQVVDGDNGIVYTHQDIPIQA; translated from the exons ATGGCTTACTATGAGACTATGTTTGACCAG CTTGATGTGACGGCAGCTCAACTTCTGGTGAATGACAGTAGTTTTAGAGACAAGGATTTCAGGAAGCAACTTAATGAAACTGTCAAGTCTATGCTTGATTTGAGGGTTATTCCAATTTTCAATGAGAATGATGCTATTAGCACCCGAAGAGCCCCATATCAG GATTCTTCTGGTATTTTCTGGGATAACGATAGCTTAGCTGCTCTACTGGCGTTGGAACTGAAAGCTGATCTTCTGATTCTTCTGAGCGATGTTGAAGGTCTTTACACAGGCCCTCCAAGTGATCCTAACTCAAAGTTGATCCACacttttgttaaagaaaaacatcaagaTGAGATTACATTCGGCGACAAATCAAGATTAGGGAGAGGGGGTATGACTGCAAAAGTCAAAGCTGCAGTCAATGCAGCTTATGCTGGGATTCCTGTCATCATAACCAG TGGGTATTCAGCTGAGAACATAGATAAAGTCCTCAGAGGACTACGTGTTGGAACCTTGTTTCATCAAGATGCTCGTTTATGGGCTCCGATCACAGATTCTAATGCTCGTGACATGGCAGTTGCTGCGAGGGAAAGTTCCAGAAAGCTTCAG GCCTTATCTTCGGAAGACAGGAAAAAAATTCTGCTTGATATTGCCGATGCCCTTGAAGCAAATGTTACTACAATCAAAGCTGAGAATGAGTTAGATGTAGCTTCTGCACAAGAGGCTGGGTTGGAAGAGTCAATGGTGGCTCGCTTAGTTATGACACCTGGAAAG ATCTCGAGCCTTGCAGCTTCAGTTCGTAAGCTAGCTGATATGGAAGATCCAATCGGCcgtgttttaaagaaaacagag GTGGCAGATGGTCTTGTCTTAGAGAAGACCTCATCACCATTAGGCGTACTTCTGATTGTTTTTGAATCCCGACCTGATGCACTTGTACAG ATAGCTTCACTTGCCATCCGTAGTGGAAATGGTCTTCTGCTGAAGGGTGGAAAGGAGGCCCGGCGATCAAATGCTATCTTACACAAG GTGATCACTGATGCAATTCCAGAGACTGTTGGGGGTAAACTCATTGGACTTGTGACTTCAAGAGAAGAGATTCCTGATTTGCTTAAG CTTGATGACGTTATCGATCTTGTGATCCCAAGAGGAAGCAACAAGCTTGTTACTCAGATAAAAAATACTACAAAAATCCCTGTGCTAGGTCATGCTG ATGGAATCTGTCATGTATATGTCGACAAGGCTTGTGATACGGATATGGCAAAGCGCATAGTTTCTGATGCAAAGTTGGACTATCCAGCAGCCTGTAATGCGATG GAAACCCTTCTTGTGCATAAGGATCTAGAGCAGAATGCTGTGCTTAATGAGCTTATTTTTGCTCTGCAGAGCAATG GAGTCACTTTGTATGGTGGACCAAGGGCAAGTAAGATACTGAACATACCAGAAGCACGGTCATTCAACCATGAGTACTGTGCCAAGGCTTGCACTGTTGAAGTTGTAGAAGACGTTTATGGTGCTATAGATCACATTCACCGACATGGGAG TGCACACACAGACTGCATTGTGACAGAGGATCACGAAGTTGCAGAGCTATTCCTTCGCCAAGTGGATAG CGCTGCTGTGTTCCACAACGCCAGCACAAGATTCTCAGATGGTTTCCGATTTGGACTTGGTGCAGAG GTGGGGGTAAGCACGGGCAGGATCCATGCTCGTGGTCCAGTCGGGGTCGAAGGATTACTTACAACGAGATG GATAATGAGAGGAAAAGGACAAGTTGTCGACGGAGACAATGGAATTGTTTACACCCATCAGGACATTCCCATCCAAGCTTAA